The segment CTTTCCCCACTTCCGGGTGGTCACGAATATCGACAGGAAAACTGGGAAGAGACAAACGAAGGCTATCGAGGACTACAAGCGGGATCTCATCCTGAAGGCGGTTGCCAGGGAGTTAAAGGCCGCCCTGGGGCGTGCCCCAGAAAGGGCTGAGGTTCTTGCAGAGCGTGCCAAGGCTAGGAAGAGAGCTTGCTCAATGTGGATCACCGAGGAACTGCTTGCCCACTGCAAGCTGGGCAAGCACACAACCAAGATCAATCGCCTACAGAAGCGTCTCCAGGACATTCACCCCGAATGGAGTGAGTTAAGAGAAAGGCTTACCAGGCTGAGTTCATAGAGAGGGGGTACACCGTGTCATACAAGCAGGAACAAATCGTAGCCATCGATCTCGGAAACGGAACCACCAGCTACATCGCAGGTAATGGTCGTCACGGGAGTTATTCATCCCTGGTGGCCACGTTTAACGGAGCGAAGGGGGCGGAAGGCTTCAACCGAGACATCTTCAAGCTGAAGAATGGTCAGCAGTATCTGGTCGGCGAGGACTGTAGAGAGGAAGGGGCTGGCTCCAGAAGCACCGACTCGTCCTTCTACAAGTCGAACGAGATTCGGGTTCTATTCATAAAGGCGCTCCGCGATGTTGGGATCAAGAACCCGCTGATCGTTACCGGCCTCCCCACTGAGTTCTATGCGAGCCATAAGGCAGAGTTCGAAAAAAGTCTGCGCGCCTGGGCAACAGAAGAGGGGTTCCAGCCAGCCGCTGTTGTTGTGCTTTTCCAGTACGCCGGTCCGCTATTCGATCCAGAGCTGCTGGATGAAGAGGGCAAACAGATCCCACCAGCTCTTATCGCCAAGGGTAAGTTCGGGGTCATCGATATCGGTCACGGCACGACGGACGCCGGTCAGATTGTCGATGGTAAAGGCAGTACCCACCGGTATGGCTTTTCTAAGGGCGTATCTGATTTCCACAAAGAGCTGCTGGCCCAGTTGGCTAATCCAGAGCAG is part of the Pseudomonas saponiphila genome and harbors:
- a CDS encoding ParM/StbA family protein; translation: MSYKQEQIVAIDLGNGTTSYIAGNGRHGSYSSLVATFNGAKGAEGFNRDIFKLKNGQQYLVGEDCREEGAGSRSTDSSFYKSNEIRVLFIKALRDVGIKNPLIVTGLPTEFYASHKAEFEKSLRAWATEEGFQPAAVVVLFQYAGPLFDPELLDEEGKQIPPALIAKGKFGVIDIGHGTTDAGQIVDGKGSTHRYGFSKGVSDFHKELLAQLANPEQLNSQIGKKANKLPAEFKLDRQTNEHTMDAWMRQGYIPFRGERLDIYEISKPLRVKFAEQILPMVINNVWGTTDLLEGMIVAGGGMKIIGKDILKQHIHTKIYMADDPSLSIVRGFYRYAKTQIVAAKQSQEAVKS